The following coding sequences are from one Cygnus atratus isolate AKBS03 ecotype Queensland, Australia chromosome 15, CAtr_DNAZoo_HiC_assembly, whole genome shotgun sequence window:
- the LOC118256503 gene encoding ATP-sensitive inward rectifier potassium channel 12 isoform X1 translates to MTAGRVNPYSIVSSEEDGLRLTTMPGINGFGNGKIHTRRKCRNRFVKKNGQCNVEFTNMDDKPQRYIADMFTTCVDIRWRYMLLLFSLAFLVSWLLFGLIFWLIALIHGDLENPGGDDTFKPCVLQVNGFVAAFLFSIETQTTIGYGFRCVTEECPLAVFMVVVQSIVGCIIDSFMIGAIMAKMARPKKRAQTLLFSHNAVVAMRDGKLCLMWRVGNLRKSHIVEAHVRAQLIKPRITEEGEYIPLDQIDIDVGFDKGLDRIFLVSPITILHEINEDSPLFGISRQDLETDDFEIVVILEGMVEATAMTTQARSSYLASEILWGHRFEPVLFEEKNQYKVDYSHFHKTYEVPSTPRCSAKDLVENKFLLPSTNSFCYENELAFMSRDEDEEDDDSRGLDDLSPDNRHEFDRLQATIALDQRSYRRESEI, encoded by the coding sequence ATGACTGCAGGCAGAGTCAACCCCTACAGCATTGTGTCCTCCGAGGAAGACGGGCTGAGGTTGACCACCATGCCAGGAATCAACGGCTTTGGCAACGGGAAAATCCACACCAGGAGGAAATGTAGGAACAGGTTTGTAAAGAAGAACGGTCAGTGCAATGTGGAGTTCACCAACATGGATGACAAGCCGCAGAGGTACATCGCAGATATGTTCACCACCTGCGTTGACATCCGTTGGAGGTATATGCTCTTGCTCTTCTCCCTGGCGTTTCTGGTGTCCTGGTTATTGTTTGGGCTGATTTTCTGGCTAATTGCACTCATTCATGGAGATTTAGAAAACCCAGGTGGAGACGATACCTTCAAGCCTTGCGTTCTGCAGGTCAATGGCTTTGtggctgcttttctgttctccatTGAGACCCAAACGACTATTGGTTACGGCTTCCGCTGCGTGACAGAGGAGTGCCCGCTTGCTGTCTTCATGGTGGTTGTTCAGTCCATCGTGGGGTGTATAATAGACTCTTTCATGATTGGTGCAATAATGGCAAAGATGGCCAGGCCCAAAAAACGGGCCCAGACATTACTTTTCAGCCATAACGCGGTAGTGGCAATGAGAGATGGGAAACTCTGCCTGATGTGGAGAGTTGGGAACCTCCGGAAAAGCCACATAGTAGAAGCCCACGTACGAGCTCAGTTAATTAAgcccagaatcacagaagaagGGGAGTACATACCACTTGACCAAATAGACATCGACGTGGGGTTTGATAAAGGCTTGGACCGTATCTTCTTGGTGTCCCCCATCACCATTCTCCATGAGATCAACGAAGACAGCCCGCTGTTCGGGATCAGCCGCCAGGACTTAGAGACGGATGACTTTGAGATCGTCGTCATCCTCGAAGGCATGGTGGAAGCCACTGCGATGACGACGCAAGCTCGGAGCTCCTACCTGGCTAGCGAGATCCTGTGGGGCCACCGCTTCGAGCCCGTCTTGTTCGAGGAGAAAAACCAGTACAAAGTAGACTATTCCCACTTCCACAAAACCTACGAGGTCCCGTCCACCCCCCGCTGCAGCGCCAAGGACTTGGTGGAGAACAAATTCCTCCTGCCGAGCACCAACTCCTTCTGCTATGAGAACGAGCTGGCCTTCATGAGCCGTGACGAGGATGAGGAGGACGATGACAGCAGGGGTTTGGATGACCTGAGCCCGGACAACAGGCACGAGTTCGACCGGCTTCAAGCGACGATAGCGTTGGATCAGAGGTCGTACCGGAGGGAGTCGGAAATATGA
- the LOC118256503 gene encoding ATP-sensitive inward rectifier potassium channel 12 isoform X2, with protein MTAGRVNPYSIVSSEEDGLRLTTMPGINGFGNGKIHTRRKCRNRFVKKNGQCNVEFTNMDDKPQRYIADMFTTCVDIRWRYMLLLFSLAFLVSWLLFGLIFWLIALIHGDLENPGGDDTFKPCVLQVNGFVAAFLFSIETQTTIGYGFRCVTEECPLAVFMVVVQSIVGCIIDSFMIGAIMAKMARPKKRAQTLLFSHNAVVAMRDGKLCLMWRVGNLRKSHIVEAHVRAQLIKPRITEEGEYIPLDQIDIDVGFDKGLDRIFLVSPITILHEINEDSPLFGISRQDLETDDFEIVVILEGMVEATAMTTQARSSYLASEILWGHRFEPVLFEEKNQYKVDYSHFHKTYEVPSTPRCSAKDLVENKFLLPSTNSFCYENELAFMSRDEDEEDDDSRGLDDLSPDNRHEFDRLQATIALDQRQFL; from the exons ATGACTGCAGGCAGAGTCAACCCCTACAGCATTGTGTCCTCCGAGGAAGACGGGCTGAGGTTGACCACCATGCCAGGAATCAACGGCTTTGGCAACGGGAAAATCCACACCAGGAGGAAATGTAGGAACAGGTTTGTAAAGAAGAACGGTCAGTGCAATGTGGAGTTCACCAACATGGATGACAAGCCGCAGAGGTACATCGCAGATATGTTCACCACCTGCGTTGACATCCGTTGGAGGTATATGCTCTTGCTCTTCTCCCTGGCGTTTCTGGTGTCCTGGTTATTGTTTGGGCTGATTTTCTGGCTAATTGCACTCATTCATGGAGATTTAGAAAACCCAGGTGGAGACGATACCTTCAAGCCTTGCGTTCTGCAGGTCAATGGCTTTGtggctgcttttctgttctccatTGAGACCCAAACGACTATTGGTTACGGCTTCCGCTGCGTGACAGAGGAGTGCCCGCTTGCTGTCTTCATGGTGGTTGTTCAGTCCATCGTGGGGTGTATAATAGACTCTTTCATGATTGGTGCAATAATGGCAAAGATGGCCAGGCCCAAAAAACGGGCCCAGACATTACTTTTCAGCCATAACGCGGTAGTGGCAATGAGAGATGGGAAACTCTGCCTGATGTGGAGAGTTGGGAACCTCCGGAAAAGCCACATAGTAGAAGCCCACGTACGAGCTCAGTTAATTAAgcccagaatcacagaagaagGGGAGTACATACCACTTGACCAAATAGACATCGACGTGGGGTTTGATAAAGGCTTGGACCGTATCTTCTTGGTGTCCCCCATCACCATTCTCCATGAGATCAACGAAGACAGCCCGCTGTTCGGGATCAGCCGCCAGGACTTAGAGACGGATGACTTTGAGATCGTCGTCATCCTCGAAGGCATGGTGGAAGCCACTGCGATGACGACGCAAGCTCGGAGCTCCTACCTGGCTAGCGAGATCCTGTGGGGCCACCGCTTCGAGCCCGTCTTGTTCGAGGAGAAAAACCAGTACAAAGTAGACTATTCCCACTTCCACAAAACCTACGAGGTCCCGTCCACCCCCCGCTGCAGCGCCAAGGACTTGGTGGAGAACAAATTCCTCCTGCCGAGCACCAACTCCTTCTGCTATGAGAACGAGCTGGCCTTCATGAGCCGTGACGAGGATGAGGAGGACGATGACAGCAGGGGTTTGGATGACCTGAGCCCGGACAACAGGCACGAGTTCGACCGGCTTCAAGCGACGATAGCGTTGGATCAGAG GCAGTTTCTGTGA